The DNA window AGCAGCTCTTATAGGAGAACCAGCAAGGACATTTTCAAGGTCTGGTGCTGAAACTTTAACACCTGTTGCCGCTGTAACCTCATTAACCTGTCTGAATTTATCTTCGGTTCGTATCTCAGATAGATAGTTCGGTTTCAAAAGAGCTCTGACTTTGGTCTTTATCGGTTCTCCTGAACTTCCTATAACAATGGTATCTCCTTTTCTTAATTTACCATCGTACAGGATGAGGTCTATGGTAGCACCAAGTCCTTTTTCTTCTTTAACTTCAAGAACAGTGCCTACACCGGGACCATCAGCATCATAACTAAGGTCTGATTCGAGGAATTTTTGTGCAAGACCCATAAGAACCATTAAAAGATCTGGTATCCCTTCACCCGTTGATGCGCTTATAGGCACAACACCAATATTCCTCTGGAAATCTGTTACCCTGTCATAACGGTTGGAATTGAAACCAGCCTCATAAAGTTCCCCGACGATTTCATACACTTTCTGATCGAGTATATCCTTTACACGCTGGCTCTGATTTTGGTATGTTGCTGAAAACGGTGCATCTTGTGTAGGGTTCCAGCCGTGTATTCTATCCATCTTGTTTGCAACCACTACAAAAGGAGTTTTAAACCTTTTTAAAATTTCAAGGCTCTCTTTTGTCTGAGGCATAAAGCCTTCATTGATATCAACGATAACAATAACAAGGTCAGCAAGTGCTCCTCCACGGCTTCTTAGTGATGTAAACGCATGATGCCCGGGGGTATCAATGAACAGCAATCCGGGTACAATGAATTTGTTGGCAAGGTTTGAATCCCCGCATTTTTTTGATATTAAATCGATGGGCACTTCTGTCGCACCGATATGCTGGGTAATCGCACCTGCTTCTCCAGAAGTTATAGTAGTACCACGTATTTTATCAAGTAATGTAGTTTTACCGTGGTCCACATGACCCATAACACTTACAATAGGAGTTCTTAAATTGGATTTTTCGTTCATAATTAACCCCTTCCTGGTATAGCGCCCGGCTAAAATTCCAAGATTAAAGTATAGTATTTACCTATACAAATATAAATCTAAAGAAAGAAAGGTAGGGTGATGAAGTGTTGTCGTTTTTATTCGTAAAGACACACTTCATCTATTCTGGAGTAGGTGGTAGTTTCTGATTCACTGAAATGGAGTGCTATTTCCTTTTCTGCAGTCTCTTTTGAATCAGAAGCGTGTACTACATTTCTCCCTGTTTCAATCGCGAAGTCTCCACGTATAGTTCCCGGCTGAGCTTCTATGGGTTTTGTAGCACCATTCATTGAACGCATTATTGTAATTGCATTCTCTCCTTCAACAATCATGGATACGGACGGACTTGAAGTGATGTATTCTACCAGTGGTTCAAAAAATGGCTTATCTGAGTGCTCTTTATAGTGTTCCCTTGCAGTCTCTTCATCTATCTGGTGCATCTTCATTGCGGTGATTTTTAAACCGCGTTTTTCAATTCTTGACACGATTTCACCGATAAGACCGCGCTGGACACCATCTGGTTTAACCATTACGTATGTCTGTTCCATTTAAACACCTACATACCACTTCATTATTTTTTGAGATAAATACGACCCTGTTCTGTCCAGATTGTACGCCTTGGAAGCCTTCCAAGATTGTAGTTACTCTGACATTTAGATGAACAGAAATAATAGGATGTTCCGTCCTTTCTTACATAGAGTTTTCCAGTGCCGGGTTCAAGCATTTCTCCACAGAATGAACATTTTCTTTGTTCCATTTACAATCACCTTGTTGTTAGTTTCTTTGCTTCTCTTGATGTTTCCATCAATACGATTATATCTCCAACCCGGACAGGTCCCATGCAATTACGGGTAATTACTCTTCCTTTGTCGCGTCCTTCCAGAATGCGACATTGAATTTGGCTGGCTTCTCCATGCATACCGGTGTTACCAATCACATCAATAACTTCGGCTGCATAGCCAGAATCTTCTTCTGCCATTTATGATTCCCCTTGTAGCTTTTTTAAATTATTTTAATGATTCAACTTTTTCAGCAATATCTTTTATGATTTCGTTTCCTTTGCCAGAATCAGTAATAGCAACGGAAGAACAGCCAACTTCAAGTCCACATGCTGAACCAAGTTCTTTTTGCTGGGATACGAATATGTATGGAATGCTTTTCTCTTCGCACAGTGGTGGTAGGTGAGCAATTATTTCTTCAGGGTCTATATCTTCAGCAATCACTGCAAGTTTAGATGTACCTCTCTCCACTGCTTTCGTGGACTCATTTGTTCCTTTTTTGATTTTTCCGGTGTCTCTTGCTAACTCTACCGCTTCAAGTGCTTTATTTTGTAATTCTTCTGGTACGTCAAACTTTTTCATGTTTTTATCTCCTTCAAAATTATGATATTAAATCATAATTTTTCATTATTCATCGTTTGCTTTTGACTGTATTGACTGTATATTGACTGTAATATTTACAGCTTAAGTGCTGGCTATGAATTGTGACTTTTAGTTAAATATTTTACGCTATAATCATGGCTGGGTTTGATTGGTGTTATTCATACTGGAATGTGGTTGTGGTTCACTTATAACACTCATTAAATTACCTTCAACCACTACTTTTGTAACGTCGCCTTCTGTAGTAGTATTAAATTCCACTCCACGTTCTGTACTATTTGCTTCAAGCTGGGATATATTATCTATAGTACTGTTAGAAGGATTCAGATAAACTATGTTGCGCTGGTAATTATTATTTCCGAGTTTACTGATTCCCAGATAATACTGGTCAGCAAAATCATTAGGTATATCCTGTACTACTTGTATTTCTGCATCAGGATTGCTATAACTTATAATCCTGTCAAATTTATCAGTGTTTTCAGAATCCTTTGAGAGTACATCAATAACATCCTTAACCTTTTCTTCACTACCAAGTATTGTCGGGTTTCCTATCACATTATATATCCCATTACTACGACCCAAAAGTTGATAGCCGTTGTATGATTTGGATGTGTACTGGAAAGCGACAATTTCTGGTGTGAATGTATGTAACTGGAACTGGGAACCATTGTAATTTGCAGAGTAGGTCTTTGTGATGTTTGCATTATACATACCCTGCGGAGCAGTCCTATTTAGATTAATTAAGTTTTC is part of the Methanohalobium evestigatum Z-7303 genome and encodes:
- the ndk gene encoding nucleoside-diphosphate kinase; this encodes MEQTYVMVKPDGVQRGLIGEIVSRIEKRGLKITAMKMHQIDEETAREHYKEHSDKPFFEPLVEYITSSPSVSMIVEGENAITIMRSMNGATKPIEAQPGTIRGDFAIETGRNVVHASDSKETAEKEIALHFSESETTTYSRIDEVCLYE
- a CDS encoding 30S ribosomal protein S28e, which translates into the protein MAEEDSGYAAEVIDVIGNTGMHGEASQIQCRILEGRDKGRVITRNCMGPVRVGDIIVLMETSREAKKLTTR
- the infB gene encoding translation initiation factor IF-2; the encoded protein is MNEKSNLRTPIVSVMGHVDHGKTTLLDKIRGTTITSGEAGAITQHIGATEVPIDLISKKCGDSNLANKFIVPGLLFIDTPGHHAFTSLRSRGGALADLVIVIVDINEGFMPQTKESLEILKRFKTPFVVVANKMDRIHGWNPTQDAPFSATYQNQSQRVKDILDQKVYEIVGELYEAGFNSNRYDRVTDFQRNIGVVPISASTGEGIPDLLMVLMGLAQKFLESDLSYDADGPGVGTVLEVKEEKGLGATIDLILYDGKLRKGDTIVIGSSGEPIKTKVRALLKPNYLSEIRTEDKFRQVNEVTAATGVKVSAPDLENVLAGSPIRAATGDVDRVVDEVKKELEDIKISTENTGLTIKADTIGSLEALANELAEEEIPIRKAEVGDISQRDIIEVSAIEDQYYSVIIGFNVKVLPDAKEKAQFSDIKLFVNDVIYKLIDDYKEWVEEKKALSQNTISEMIVKPGRFTILPDYVFRQSKPAVVGVKVNGGIIKTNVNVAKKDGTVVGKIKGIQSEGENVGEAKVGMEVAVAIEGPVVGRQIKENEMLYIDVPEKHAKILEHELYDSLKDHEIETLESFLEIKRKNNPFWAK
- a CDS encoding surface glycoprotein; this translates as MKQKLIAIFLAFIMVGSVIPYLFSGSSQPEENNPEDQTNAPGFESVSGKHVDHKFNSIDDALKMTPEGVVSAQYFDISKIKGTPIENLINLNRTAPQGMYNANITKTYSANYNGSQFQLHTFTPEIVAFQYTSKSYNGYQLLGRSNGIYNVIGNPTILGSEEKVKDVIDVLSKDSENTDKFDRIISYSNPDAEIQVVQDIPNDFADQYYLGISKLGNNNYQRNIVYLNPSNSTIDNISQLEANSTERGVEFNTTTEGDVTKVVVEGNLMSVISEPQPHSSMNNTNQTQP
- the rpl7ae gene encoding 50S ribosomal protein L7Ae, yielding MKKFDVPEELQNKALEAVELARDTGKIKKGTNESTKAVERGTSKLAVIAEDIDPEEIIAHLPPLCEEKSIPYIFVSQQKELGSACGLEVGCSSVAITDSGKGNEIIKDIAEKVESLK
- a CDS encoding 50S ribosomal protein L24e: MEQRKCSFCGEMLEPGTGKLYVRKDGTSYYFCSSKCQSNYNLGRLPRRTIWTEQGRIYLKK